catttatattcattagATAGTGATTCTAATGATTTCTGGATAAGTCTACAACCATATGTGTGTAATGTTAAAAAGCTAGTATGTTTTAAGAATTCATCCGTAAAAcgttctttatatttttcatcttttaaATCAAATATACTTTGAGCTACATAACTTCCATACATGTCTGGGCACAATGATTTTGCATCAATTAGAAGAGAATTTAATATGATTTGCTTTTCTTCTGTGTCATTTTCTTTAAgcttttttataacataCTCACAtccatttttatgaaaacataaaaaaaatatatcattcattattttatttaaatccTCATCTTTTACAGTTTGTTTGATTTCCTTTGTATTTTCTAATATTTCATTGATTGGTTCATTTATTATGGcattatcataatatttttcattttttttttcacctGACACTTTATTTATGACTTGTTCAGGTAAATTTACATTGTGATTTGtgaacaaattatttttggCTAGCTCAGGGAATTTGTCATTATGATTGTCTTcgtatttaattttttcgaaGAATTTGCCATTTTGTTCGCAAGGGGAATTTTCAAAAtcattaataaatgaaaaattatctTCGGTGAGAGTTTTGGGGGAAGATAAAAATTCGTCGCTTACTGAGTTTAAACTTTCATAATGAGTAGACCATGAGTTTAACTCTTTTAAATTGTATAGATTATCTTTGAAGTTAAACTTTTTTTGAACATCCTTGAGGTTTTTTATGTTTGTTTCGTCTAAAAACATGGATTGCATCGTTTTGGGTATActtaaatgtatatatgctgaaatttatataggtatatataaaataaataatttatggttgtacatgtatatatattacatatgattataaaatatgaacaaggaatattttttttaaatacggtctgaaaaaaaataaatagcacaatgatgaaataattaatgaatggctttttcaaaatatatgctaagtgtaaaacaaatatgttAGAAGAttgcaattttttattatgtagatatataaaatgtgtaTTTGAATTGTTATACAAACtgttttcatattatattaatatgatgaaatgacaaaaaaaaaattaaaagtattattatttttgtgtaGACAGCAATAAACTTAAACAATATTCTGTTTTCATGTTAAAAATGTGTGTAGAATATTTAAGAATAGACAAATGAGAAATGataagaagaaaataaaagtatacaatatatatcatgGGTATATGGAATGTGgggataaaaaaaaagtcaacaataaataataaataaatattgtggaaataaaataacatataattatttttaatacattGATTTcccttttatttttttaaatttcattgatataaaaatatataataataacatatatgATTTCAAATTAATCTTTTCAAAAATGgtgtttatttttgtatgtTTGTGTATGAATTAATCACATAACACATCTATTAAATTGAGTTGGTAATATAGacacaaataaatatatatatttttatagcTTAAAAGTGtgttatgaatattttaagcatattttctttttctttggATTGTGTAAAATGAACTCATATAATGcgtttttttgtttttgttattttgtcattttgttattttgctattttatggattaatttttgtttataaaatgggaaataattttaacatatttaaataaatggagaaaaaatataaaataattataaaaaaaagttaataCACATTTTTTCTTGTTATAGAccttatatttatttatccatatatatatatatatatatatatatatatatatacataccaAGTGAATTAAGAGGAAAgctaatttattattcagaataatatatgaactatatataatttttattattttggtGTATATTAATCTGTCTATATGCATACATGCAATAATTTATCGActtatatatcaaataacataaaatagaagtgttttaaattatggatatatgctcaatattcattttttttaataagttagctatatttaaattatacattttatatatggtctcttttttttttaaatattatttaagtgatcatgaaaatataaataatttttttttatttaatatacttTTGCTTGCATGTGGTAAATGGAAATTTGGATGTGTTTTGAAAGTTCGTATATAGTTGTATggacatataaatatattttgtgaaaaaattgtttttatgttttatacTTTATGCCAATACTTTTTGAGTAAAACAAAGCAAGTgcttataaataattaaagccaattttataatatatatttttttatttaatttgaatttagtagtataattttttatggtAAGTGCTCAAAGAGAGTTGCTTATAAAGTATGGTTTGTTTCTTTTTCGCCATTTTGAATTacacattaaaaatatatagatacatatattataatatgaaatcattaataatttagGGAAATTctacaaatttaaaaacgaataaaataattgtttttcATTATGCCATAACACAATATtgatatatacatgtacaaacatttttttttatttggaaaatataaattatataaaaaaaaatgtatagtATACAAAATGAGCATATTCACACGGGGTGGAcgttcattttttcatttttcccCTGTTTTTTATGAgtatatgataaaattttatgaacatttacacaaaatgaaaatggaTATATAGGAAAAATGGAGCGGTATTTCATTTATCTTTGATTGTCATTTGGATATTATATTACCTTGGGTAGgcaattaaaaatgttaaataacaatttaaggaaattatattttatatattaaaattaacacTGTATTATATGATTCGCTTATAAAAGCCACTCTTCCCCATGCAAAGCTGTTTAATATcaattttaacaaatacacacatgttaatatatttatatatataatttatatatttataatttatatatttatatttttattatttatatatttattatttattgtgTGTGTCAATTCGGGTAGGATATACctcttttttattgtttaaaGCGATTTGTAttctaaaatataaagaatttGAAAAAGAGAAAGATAGAATATGATCCCATCATATATAGctctataatttttatttagcgcgaattaatttttctattaagTTTATGTGTAATTAAAATAAcggaatatatataatacaataaaaaagtgcataaattaaaattttttcaattaaatttttttttttaaggggttatataatattaaatatataaaatacgattatatatttttgctacaattttttatattaagatataaatagtaaataaatGGTATTATATGGcatgtaatatataaattttttccaatttttattttatatacacttttccttttttttgtcataAAACTTAAACAATTTACACattcattttaaaaattgaCTATTTGTTTCAACATTTTTTGAGTTTTCGTTTTATAATAGTATTTTCATTTGTATAttgcttatatatatataaatacacaCCTAAATGTTACAAAATGGAAGACTTATCTGAAACATTCgatatatatgcaatatGTGCATGTTGTAAAGTTCTGAACGATGATGAAAAGGTTAGATgctttaataataaaacgtTTAAGGGAATTGGAAATGCGGGGGTGTTACCTTGGAAATGTAATTTAATCgatatgaaatattttagtTCTGTAAcatcatatataaatgaaaataattatataagaTTGAAATGGAAAAgagataaatatatggaaaaacataatttaaaaaataatgtagaactaaatactaatataatttcttcaactaataatttacaaaatattgtagtaatgggaaaaaaaagttgGGAAAGTATTCccaaaaaatttaaaccTTTACAAAATCGAATAAACATTATTTTGTCTAGAACTTTGAAAAAAGAAGATATTGTAaacgaaaataataatgaaaataataatgttattataattaaaagtgtagatgatttatttcctattttaaaatgcacaaaatattacaaatgttttattatagGGGGTTCGTCTGTTTATAAAGAATTTTTAGATcgtaatttaataaaaaaaatatattttacaagaataaataattcttATAATTGTGATGTTTTATTCCCAGAAATAAACgaaaatttgtttaaaataaCTTCAATAAGTGatgtatataatagtaACAACACAACTTTagattttataatttatagtaagacaaaagaaataaatccAAATGAGGAAGTACctaataatacatttttaggTGTATGtgatgaacaaaataaagcCTTTGATGATGAAGACgattatacatatttcagtttcaataaaaataaagaaaatattaaaaaaaattctgaACATGctcataattttaaaatatataatagcataaaatataaaaatcatCCTGAATatcaatatttaaatattatatatgatataataatgcatGGAAATAAACAAGATGATAGAACAGGTGTTGGTGTGTTAAGTAAATTTGGATATATGAtgaaatttaatttaaatgaatattttccattattaacaacaaaaaaattatttataagaGGTATTATCGAAGAATTATTGTGGTTTATAAGAGGGGAAACAAATGGAAATACTTTGTTAGAAAAAAACGTAAGAATATGGGAAGCTAATGGAACAAGGGAATTTTTAGataatagaaaattatttcatagAGAAGTTAATGATCTCGGTCCAATTTATGGATTTCAATGGAGGCATTTTGGTGCTGAATATACAGATATGcatgataattataaagaCAAAGGAGTTGatcaattaaaaaatattataaatttaattaaaaatgatcCTACTTGTAGACGAATTATTTTGTGTGCATGGAATGTAAAAGATTTAGATCAAATGGCATTACCTCCTTGTCATATTTTATGTcaattttatgtttttgaCGGAAAATTATCATGTATTATGTATCAAAGATCTTGTGATTTAGGGCTTGGGGTTCCATTCAATATTGCTTCCTATtctatatttacatatatgaTAGCACAAGTATGTAACTTACAGGCAGCTGAATTTATACATGTATTGGGTAATGCTCATGTTTATAATAATCATATTGAAAGCTTAAAGATTCAGTTAAATAGAACTCCTTACCCTTTTCCTACTCTTAAATTAAATCCTgacattaaaaatatcgaGGATTTTACAATTTCTGATTTTACTGTTCAAAATTATGTTCATCacgataaaataaatatggatATGGCAGCTTAATGTTCgtttttcttatttatatatttataccaattgattgtatttataactgtaaaaatgtgtatgttgtgtgcatatttttttttgtgcaTGCACATGCATGTAAATAGctaaaattatgaacattttattttttgttcagaaaaaaaaaactttacACACATAAAATGGCTAGTATGAATAgccatattttatataaattaaatccTATGAATTTATGaccatattaaaaatttagataTTTATGGAACATAATATGTTTGAAACAATAagacaaaattattattattattattatttttactgTTATAATTATGTTGTCTCTTCAATGATTCATAAATAGTTGGACTtgatttttaaaatgtttataataTGATTAGCATagttaaataaaaaaagttgaaaaattaaaaaaaaacatataaacaCAAATGATGTTTTTTCCTTCAATTTCGATATCATATAGCAATCGTATTAGCAGGTAAATGAGCAaggttaataaaaaaatggtaaaaaaaaaaaaattggggaaaaataaacaagGTGTTCTTTATCTACACTTTGGCTTTACAatgtataatttatatgcatacaaaaaaattttgataaaattgtaaaaaggtgaataaaataacattgTAACAGTAGTAGATAGTAAAGGGAAGGTGTTGCTCAAATAGTGTCGAAACAAAACTGgcataaagaaaaattgaTATTGAGCAGAGGATATGCGCATAATGgtattttgtttgtttgtttgttttctcattttttgAGACAGCTCAATTCTTTATGTCCACAACATCATCGGACTTTTCTTCTTCAGGGTAGAAATATTCATcctacaaaaaaaaaaaaaaattattttgaaaatttatcatagatggttataataataacttataaatatgagatatatatatatataatttgtgagggatatgtattttattttattaatttcattttcttaatttttatattgaaataaattGATCACCATTTCCATTTGTTTATGGGcatttaattcatttatgTGTTTTTCAATATCTAACAACCTCTGTGacattgtttttattatttcattaatatcgcctaagaatataaaaaaatatataaaattattacatttaaagaggaataaaaatacaggTATTTGAATACGTctttcataaatataataaaacaaaaggTGTTTGTATTATTCAACTTACatttcccttttttttcagCAATATCAGTCAAAGAGGTGAATGCAATTTGTAGTTCTCTAAGGCGAAGAAGTAAAATGAAATGAATAAGTGAAGTGAAATGAAGTGACATGAAGAGGTGTAGATCGGGTACCTGTGTTGAAGATTGCATATTTGGTTAAGGAGAGCTAGCTCATTTTGCATAtacttgtttttttttttgataaaattgatatttgtttttatttccttgtgttgaataatattatcttcattagtttctttatttatgttttttttaatttctttttctttcattttaaGATCAactaatttttcttttgcTTCTTGGATTAACTTTTGTTTATCATCTATGGTTTTATGTTTGTTGTCTTTATCGTTTACATtgtcattttcatttatagatttcgaaatattttgtttatcattttcattttttatatccatAATAGCATGCGTAACAACCACACatcttatatataacaaaagaATATAAGGGATTTCTTTTATGCTTGCTAATTCGAGCCATTTTTTAACTTGTAATttcatttcattttcattagtATTAAAGTTCATTCCTCTATCTTTGCATATTTCAATAagtgtgtttttttttaaattatcgATCCCctcatatattaattcttTATCTTCTCTGTGCAGGCGTAAAAAATGATGTCGTAATTGCAAAACAACATGATAATGAATACTATATGGTTTTAATCCTAATAAATGACAAATAGTTTGtaatgtttttaaattcatttgATCAAGTACAAATTCttctttaaatatttttgcaaTTTTTAATGTATCATTAACATTTAAGAATGGA
The DNA window shown above is from Plasmodium berghei ANKA genome assembly, chromosome: 7 and carries:
- a CDS encoding mRNA-binding protein PUF2 — its product is MQSMFLDETNIKNLKDVQKKFNFKDNLYNLKELNSWSTHYESLNSVSDEFLSSPKTLTEDNFSFINDFENSPCEQNGKFFEKIKYEDNHNDKFPELAKNNLFTNHNVNLPEQVINKVSGEKKNEKYYDNAIINEPINEILENTKEIKQTVKDEDLNKIMNDIFFLCFHKNGCEYVIKKLKENDTEEKQIILNSLLIDAKSLCPDMYGSYVAQSIFDLKDEKYKERFTDEFLKHTSFLTLHTYGCRLIQKSLESLSNEYKCKIFKELENDLITYICHQNGNHVVQKCVEVLPSKNIDTIINIIEEYLSFLSSHAYGCRIVQRIYEIGTPEQINRLNDKIIKKIHLIKNRYGNYVIQKCFEYSDDNVRLLITNEIVNDIYKLSSHKYACNIIEKILLKKEYKYKKKIIKRIVDDIPEGNDNIISICKDCYGNFMMQKLLTTCKRKERNLIVKTIIENLDKLKEETYGKYILRAINNLEA
- a CDS encoding bifunctional dihydrofolate reductase-thymidylate synthase, putative, producing the protein MEDLSETFDIYAICACCKVLNDDEKVRCFNNKTFKGIGNAGVLPWKCNLIDMKYFSSVTSYINENNYIRLKWKRDKYMEKHNLKNNVELNTNIISSTNNLQNIVVMGKKSWESIPKKFKPLQNRINIILSRTLKKEDIVNENNNENNNVIIIKSVDDLFPILKCTKYYKCFIIGGSSVYKEFLDRNLIKKIYFTRINNSYNCDVLFPEINENLFKITSISDVYNSNNTTLDFIIYSKTKEINPNEEVPNNTFLGVCDEQNKAFDDEDDYTYFSFNKNKENIKKNSEHAHNFKIYNSIKYKNHPEYQYLNIIYDIIMHGNKQDDRTGVGVLSKFGYMMKFNLNEYFPLLTTKKLFIRGIIEELLWFIRGETNGNTLLEKNVRIWEANGTREFLDNRKLFHREVNDLGPIYGFQWRHFGAEYTDMHDNYKDKGVDQLKNIINLIKNDPTCRRIILCAWNVKDLDQMALPPCHILCQFYVFDGKLSCIMYQRSCDLGLGVPFNIASYSIFTYMIAQVCNLQAAEFIHVLGNAHVYNNHIESLKIQLNRTPYPFPTLKLNPDIKNIEDFTISDFTVQNYVHHDKINMDMAA